GCCTTGGGTCAGGGCGGGCTGCTGGCGCTGCTTTCCGTCGGCCACGGCATGTTAGGGCTGGTCACGCTGCCGTTCGCCTTGCTGTCCAGCGCGGCTGTGATGAATGAGCTGTCCAGTGAGCCGGTCATCAAGGTGTCGAAGAAGCAGGTGGAGCAGCTGCGGCCCTTCGCCCGCTTTCCCGGCGGCTGGCCCGCGGGCCTGGATCCCGCCACCCTGGTGCTCTTGACGCCGCCCGCCGGACCCGTCAAGATCAATTCGCTCCCTCGCCGCTGGCCGTCGCGAGAAAATCCCTGACTGCCACGGACTGCTTGATGGCTCAGGTGGCGGCCTGACTCAGGCCAGGGCGCGCTCCCGGGCAGATCGGGAGGACCAGGGCCGCTCCGCGAGGGCGGCATTGCCGAGGCCGGGCTCGGCGCTGATCTCCCGGCCCAGCCAGGGGGGCGGATCGAACTCTTCGCCGGGGGCGCCCAGTTCGATCTCGGCAATGGCCAGCCCTTCATTCTCCCCATGAAAGACATCCAGCTCCCAGCTGCGCCCGGCGTGGTCGAGGCGGTGGCGCGTCTTCTCCACCAGATGCGGCGGGCAGAGGGCCAGGCCCTCCCGCGCCTCGGCCGGCGGCAGCTCCACCTCCCACTCGGGCCGCACCAGGGCCCCATCCACCAGCCGGCTGGGACCTTTCACCGTCAACCAGGCCCGCTCGCGGCCGTCCGGCGCCACGGCCAGGCGCAGACGCA
The nucleotide sequence above comes from bacterium. Encoded proteins:
- a CDS encoding CYTH domain-containing protein; amino-acid sequence: MRDEIERRFLVADPAVVEGRRGTRLVQGYLCRGGERTVRLRLAVAPDGRERAWLTVKGPSRLVDGALVRPEWEVELPPAEAREGLALCPPHLVEKTRHRLDHAGRSWELDVFHGENEGLAIAEIELGAPGEEFDPPPWLGREISAEPGLGNAALAERPWSSRSARERALA